Proteins encoded within one genomic window of Sorex araneus isolate mSorAra2 chromosome 9, mSorAra2.pri, whole genome shotgun sequence:
- the TLR5 gene encoding toll-like receptor 5, whose amino-acid sequence MGDHLDLLVGVVLVASPVFGISSCSSEGRIAVYLFCNLTQVPQVLNTTERLLLSFNYIKSVTTTSFPFLEHLWLLEMGTQFTSLAIDKEAFRNLPNLRILDLGHSPIGFLHPDAFQGLPHLSELRLFSCGLSEVVLKDGYFRNLASLTYLDLSKNQIHSLELHPSFGELNSLQSLDLSLNHISSVCEHDLQPLQGKTLSLLNLASNNLYSRITIDWGDCLNPFRNIVLETLDVSHNGWGVDCTRNFNKAINGSKISSLVLHHHIMGPGFGFHNLKDPDEDTFAGLAHSSVILLDLSYGSLFALHSQLFVVLKELKVLNIAFNRINQIAERAFHGLDNLQVLNMSNNLLGELYNFHFHGLPKVSYIDLQNNHIGIIQSQTFAFLNKLNTLDLRDNALKTMDFITSIDTIFLGGNKLVTLPNTIKFTASFIQLSENRLEKLADLYYLLQIPHLQVLILKQNRLSSCNQHPSPSENLSLEKLFLGENMLQLAWSTGSCWNVFQGLSRLQILYLNDNYLNFLPPGVFSHLTALRGLSLSSNRLVTLSPLDFPPSLEILDVSRNHLLSPDPEVFATLHYVDLTHNKFSCECELSNFLHWLNHTNVSIFGSPEDMYCLFPTSLLGVPLYSISTEDCDEEEVLKTLRFSLFVLFTVTVTLFLTSILIVTKFRGVCFVCSKRIWRRVCRDQIQGRESDQYKYDAYLCFSGKDFDWVQNALLRHLDAQYDHHNKFSLCFEERDFVPGENHIANIQAAVWSSRKVICVVSRHFLQDGWCLEAFMHAQSRCSSNLTSSLIVVVVGSLTQYQLMKHQSIRGFVKTQQYLKWPDDLQDVEWFLHKLSQHIQKKEKGRKGENDIPLQTVVTTH is encoded by the coding sequence ATGGGAGATCATCTGGACCTTCTCGTAGGAGTGGTGCTCGTGGCCAGCCCTGTGTTCGGGATTTCCTCCTGTTCCTCAGAGGGTCGGATAGCCGTATATCTTTTCTGCAACCTCACCCAGGTGCCCCAGGTCCTCAACACCACAGAGCGCCTCCTACTCAGCTTCAACTATATTAAGAGTGTCACCAccacctcctttcccttcctggagcatcTGTGGTTGCTGGAGATGGGGACTCAGTTTACCTCTTTGGCTATTGACAAAGAAGCTTTCAGGAACCTGCCTAACCTTAGAATCTTAGACCTGGGCCATAGTCCGATTGGTTTCCTGCACCCAGATGCTTTTCAGGGACTGCCTCATCTGTCTGAACTCAGGCTGTTCTCCTGTGGACTCTCTGAAGTTGTATTAAAAGATGGTTATTTCAGAAACTTGGCATCGCTGACCTACCTGGACCTCTCCAAGAATCAGATTCACAGCCTTGAACTTCATCCTTCATTCGGGGAGCTGAATTCCCTACAGTCCCTAGATCTTTCCCTCAACCACATATCGAGCGTCTGTGAGCATGACCTTCAGCCCCTCCAGGGGAAGACACTCTCCCTGTTAAACTTGGCCTCTAATAATCTGTACAGCAGAATCACCATAGACTGGGGGGACTGTTTGAACCCATTCAGAAACATAGTCCTGGAGACCCTAGATGTTTCTCACAATGGCTGGGGTGTGGACTGCACCAGGAACTTCAACAAGGCCATCAATGGAAGCAAGATATCCTCTCTGGTGCTCCACCACCACATTATGGGCCCTGGGTTTGGCTTCCATAATTTGAAAGATCCTGATGAGGACACATTTGCCGGCCTGGCCCATAGCTCTGTGATACTGCTGGACCTTTCATACGGGTCTctctttgccttgcactcccaGCTCTTTGTAGTTCTCAAGGAGTTAAAGGTTCTGAATATTGCCTTCAACAGGATAAACCAGATTGCAGAGAGGGCCTTCCATGGCCTTGACAACCTCCAAGTTCTCAACATGTCAAATAACCTTCTGGGGGAACTGTATAACTTTCATTTCCATGGCCTTCCCAAGGTCAGCTATATTGACCTGCAAAATAATCACATTGGGATCATTCAAAGTCAAACGTTTGCATTCCTGAACAAATTGAATACCTTGGATCTCCGGGACAATGCTCTTAAAACTATGGATTTTATTACAAGCATAGATACCATCTTCTTGGGAGGCAATAAGTTGGTGACTTTACCCAACACCATCAAATTTACAGCCAGCTTTATCCAATTATCTGAGAACAGGCTAGAGAAGTTGGCTGATCTCTATTACCTCCTGCAGATCCCACACTTGCAGGTTCTCATTTTAAAGCAGAATCGCCTTTCTTCTTGTAACCAGCATCCTTCCCCTTCTGAGAATCTCAGCTTGGAAAAGCTTTTCCTTGGAGAAAATATGTTGCAACTGGCCTGGAGTACAGGGTCCTGCTGGAATGTTTTTCAGGGACTTTCCCGGCTCCAAATACTGTATTTGAATGACAACTACCTGAATTTCCTTCCCCCGGGGGTATTTAGTCATTTGACTGCACTAAGGGGCCTCAGCCTCAGTTCGAACAGGTTGGTGACTCTTTCTCCTCTTGACTTCCCTCCTAGTTTAGAGATCCTGGATGTATCTAGAAACCATCTCCTGTCTCCTGACCCAGAGGTATTTGCCACCCTTCATTACGTAGACTTGACTCATAACAAATTCAGCTGTGAGTGCGAACTTAGCAACTTCCTCCATTGGCTCAATCATACCAATGTCTCTATATTTGGGTCTCCTGAAGATATGTACTGCTTGTTCCCCACATCACTCTTAGGGGTTCCCCTCTACTCTATTTCCACAGAGGACTGTGATGAGGAGGAAGTCTTAAAGACCCTCAGGTTTTCCCTTTTtgtattattcactgtcactgtgactctCTTCCTCACAAGCATCCTCATCGTCACCAAGTTCCGGGGGGTTTGTTTTGTCTGTTCCAAGAGAATCTGGAGACGGGTGTGCAGGGACCAGATCCAGGGGAGGGAATCCGACCAGTACAAATACGACGCCTATTTGTGCTTCAGTGGCAAAGACTTTGACTGGGTGCAGAATGCTTTGCTCAGGCACCTGGATGCCCAGTACGACCACCACAACAAATTCAGCCTGTGCTTTGAAGAAAGAGACTTTGTTCCCGGGGAAAACCACATTGCCAACATCCAGGCTGCTGTGTGGAGCAGCCGCAAGGTCATCTGTGTAGTGAGCAGACACTTCCTTCAGGATGGGTGGTGCCTGGAAGCCTTCATGCACGCCCAGAGCCGGTGCTCCTCGAACCTCACCAGCAGCCTCatcgtggtggtggtggggtctcTGACCCAGTACCAGCTTATGAAGCACCAGAGCATCAGGGGATTTGTAAAGACACAGCAGTACTTGAAATGGCCTGACGATCTCCAAGATGTCGAGTGGTTTCTTCATAAACTCTCTCAacacatacaaaagaaagaaaagggaaggaagggtgaAAATGACATTCCATTGCAAACTGTGGTAACCACCCATTAG